One genomic segment of Bradyrhizobium diazoefficiens includes these proteins:
- a CDS encoding outer membrane protein: protein MKKLVLASTAVAVLTGSALAADLPARTTVRAPVMPEPVANWTGFYVFGGAGGGLWAADSYEVLNTGGPAVSHKQRFGGSGYFGTVGAGYDWQFNRSWVAGIFADGQFGSIRGSITEPFISAAGPETLRTSYAAGVRLGYLVAPNVLSYVNAGYSGSDWSGASFSSLFPAGTRDFLATPSFHRDGFFVGGGVENNLNIFGITAPGWFMKTEYRAAYYDRIALPEAFTPVGGPDGLSATFKPIVQTVSTSLVYRFNTSGSVVAADLPARTYTKAPVIREAAANWTGFYLFGGAGGGLWNADSNAVSTGGSLGAFGPAGTVLTLDQRFGGEGWFGTVGAGYDWQFNRTWLAGIFADGQFGSIRGSLSDPTFVGDVDGVEKLRTSYAAGVRLGYLVAPNVLSYVNGGYSGSEWSGMTMSSPALPAFDTTSSFHRNGWFIGGGAENSLNIFGISAPGWFMKTEYRAAFYNRATLATTFLGLGGITGEAVTFKPWVQTISTSLVYRFNWGGPVVAKY, encoded by the coding sequence ATGAAGAAGTTGGTGCTGGCTTCGACAGCGGTCGCGGTACTCACTGGATCGGCTCTCGCGGCCGACCTTCCAGCACGAACCACCGTCAGGGCGCCCGTGATGCCTGAGCCGGTCGCCAACTGGACCGGCTTTTATGTTTTCGGTGGTGCGGGCGGCGGATTGTGGGCCGCGGATAGCTATGAGGTCCTCAACACAGGCGGGCCCGCCGTCAGCCACAAACAGCGGTTCGGCGGCAGCGGCTATTTCGGCACGGTCGGCGCCGGTTACGACTGGCAGTTCAACAGGAGTTGGGTGGCCGGCATCTTTGCTGACGGACAATTCGGAAGTATCCGCGGCTCGATTACAGAACCCTTCATTTCTGCAGCGGGACCTGAAACGCTCAGGACCAGCTACGCCGCCGGTGTCAGGCTGGGTTATCTGGTGGCGCCAAATGTTCTGTCGTACGTCAATGCCGGTTATTCCGGCTCCGATTGGTCGGGGGCCAGCTTCTCGAGCCTGTTTCCCGCGGGCACCCGGGATTTTCTCGCCACCCCGTCGTTCCATCGCGACGGCTTTTTCGTCGGCGGCGGCGTCGAGAACAACCTCAACATCTTCGGCATCACAGCGCCGGGTTGGTTCATGAAGACCGAGTACCGCGCGGCTTACTACGACCGCATTGCGTTGCCGGAAGCATTCACCCCCGTTGGCGGACCAGATGGCTTGTCGGCGACGTTCAAGCCCATCGTGCAGACCGTCTCGACTTCACTGGTGTACCGCTTCAACACAAGCGGATCCGTTGTCGCCGCCGATCTTCCGGCGCGCACCTACACCAAGGCGCCTGTCATCCGCGAGGCGGCGGCGAACTGGACCGGCTTCTACCTCTTCGGCGGCGCCGGCGGGGGCCTGTGGAATGCCGACAGCAACGCTGTGAGCACAGGCGGAAGCCTCGGCGCCTTTGGGCCCGCGGGTACTGTTCTGACGCTTGATCAGCGCTTCGGTGGCGAGGGTTGGTTCGGAACGGTCGGCGCGGGCTATGACTGGCAGTTCAACAGAACCTGGCTGGCCGGCATTTTTGCCGATGGCCAATTCGGCAGCATTCGTGGTTCGCTGAGCGATCCGACGTTCGTGGGTGACGTCGATGGTGTCGAAAAGCTCCGCACCAGCTACGCAGCAGGCGTGAGATTGGGTTATCTCGTCGCGCCGAACGTCTTATCCTACGTCAATGGCGGCTACTCCGGTTCGGAATGGTCAGGCATGACGATGTCAAGCCCCGCCTTGCCGGCGTTCGACACGACCTCTTCCTTTCATCGTAACGGCTGGTTCATCGGGGGCGGCGCGGAGAACAGCCTCAACATTTTCGGAATCTCGGCGCCGGGCTGGTTCATGAAGACCGAATATCGCGCGGCTTTCTACAACCGCGCGACCTTGGCCACGACGTTTCTTGGTCTGGGCGGCATAACGGGCGAAGCCGTTACCTTCAAACCTTGGGTCCAGACCATCTCGACCTCGCTGGTCTACCGCTTCAACTGGGGAGGGCCGGTCGTCGCCAAGTACTGA
- a CDS encoding IclR family transcriptional regulator — MAQVRRYAGGVDGNRSLERGIEILRAFRPGVDTLGNGEIAERCGLPRSTVSRLTRTLVNSGMLDQVRTERTYRLAASVISIGHAMRTGSPVLNAIGAMMRVESAKRRLNVGLATADRTMMVYLESIRFSPRAALRNVVAGQQVPMDLTSLGRAYLAGIAETERRRLLKQFKRRSAAATRALLADVARSIGSVERNGYCAVSWQPGVLAVATPILLDGLPVYALNMSLQNVDRSEALASEIGSYLNAFAAKCKEALAGR; from the coding sequence GTGGCGCAGGTGCGCAGATATGCGGGCGGGGTTGACGGCAACCGGTCGCTCGAAAGGGGCATCGAAATTCTTCGGGCGTTCCGGCCCGGGGTCGATACGCTGGGCAACGGCGAGATCGCGGAGCGATGCGGCTTGCCGCGATCGACGGTCAGCCGGCTGACCCGAACGCTGGTCAATTCCGGCATGCTCGACCAGGTCCGCACGGAGCGGACCTACCGCCTCGCCGCGTCCGTCATCAGCATCGGCCACGCCATGCGGACGGGATCGCCCGTGCTCAACGCGATCGGAGCGATGATGCGGGTGGAATCGGCGAAGCGCCGGCTGAACGTCGGGCTCGCGACCGCGGATCGGACCATGATGGTCTATCTGGAGTCGATCCGCTTTAGCCCGCGCGCGGCGCTGCGCAACGTGGTCGCCGGCCAGCAGGTCCCGATGGACCTGACGTCGCTGGGCCGTGCCTATCTGGCCGGCATCGCCGAGACCGAGCGCAGACGATTGCTGAAACAGTTCAAGCGGCGCAGCGCCGCGGCCACCAGGGCGCTGCTGGCGGACGTCGCGCGATCGATAGGCTCGGTCGAGCGCAACGGCTATTGCGCCGTGTCGTGGCAGCCTGGCGTTCTTGCCGTCGCGACGCCGATCCTGCTCGACGGGCTTCCGGTCTACGCGCTCAACATGAGCCTGCAAAATGTGGATCGGTCCGAGGCGCTGGCAAGCGAGATCGGCTCGTACCTCAACGCCTTTGCGGCCAAGTGCAAGGAGGCGCTGGCGGGCCGTTGA
- a CDS encoding enoyl-CoA hydratase/isomerase family protein — MSYQLIELSVEAGVATIAFNRPERRNAMSDEMRAEFVTALETVAREKAVKALVLTGRGNAFCAGGDISGMKRRLEAPQGEVAFNGWSRQQGVHHVQSFLLGLPKPTIAAVNGAAAGLGADTALACDFVMGTERSKFTWSYIQRGLIPDGGGLYFLPRRVGLAGAKELIFTGRMVEADEALALGIVDRKVASAELLPAAQAWAAELAQGSPTALALGKKILNETFEHSAHDIFSLGSQAQAICYTSAEHREAVTAFLAQSSSKD; from the coding sequence ATGTCCTATCAGCTGATCGAACTTTCCGTCGAAGCCGGTGTCGCGACGATCGCATTCAACCGGCCGGAACGACGCAACGCCATGAGCGACGAGATGCGCGCCGAGTTCGTCACTGCGCTCGAAACCGTCGCCCGCGAGAAAGCGGTCAAGGCTCTGGTGCTGACGGGGCGCGGCAACGCCTTCTGTGCCGGCGGTGACATCAGCGGAATGAAGCGCCGTCTCGAGGCGCCGCAGGGCGAGGTGGCCTTCAACGGCTGGAGCCGTCAGCAGGGCGTGCACCACGTACAGTCGTTCCTGCTCGGCCTGCCGAAGCCGACCATCGCCGCCGTCAATGGCGCCGCGGCGGGGCTCGGTGCGGACACTGCGCTCGCCTGCGATTTCGTGATGGGAACGGAACGATCGAAATTCACCTGGTCCTACATCCAGCGCGGTCTGATCCCCGATGGCGGAGGCCTGTATTTCCTGCCGCGCCGGGTCGGGCTTGCCGGGGCAAAAGAGCTGATCTTCACCGGCCGCATGGTCGAGGCCGATGAAGCGCTCGCGCTCGGCATCGTCGATCGCAAGGTGGCCTCGGCAGAATTGCTGCCGGCGGCGCAGGCCTGGGCGGCCGAGCTGGCTCAGGGATCTCCCACCGCGCTGGCGCTGGGCAAGAAGATCCTGAACGAGACGTTCGAGCACTCCGCGCATGACATTTTCAGTCTGGGCAGCCAGGCGCAGGCCATCTGCTACACCAGCGCCGAGCATCGCGAGGCCGTGACGGCGTTCCTTGCGCAATCCTCGTCGAAGGATTGA